The genomic stretch GATGTAACTGCAGACAAAATCGGTTACTTTCAGTTTGTGGATTTAAAACCAGGACATTATCTTATTACTGTTACAAAACCAAATTTTGAATCTAAAGTTTTAGAGTTTGATGTGACGGCTGATGAGAAGAGAAAAGACTTAGGTGTTATTGTACTAGACAATAGTTTGGGAACAGATGCCGGAGTTGTTGTGATTGATGATTCTGCAACTGATACTGAAGACGGAGGTTCTGCTATGCAGCCTACAGTAGGACTTTTAAGTTCAGGTAGAGATGCATTTCAGAATGTTTCTGCTTTCGAGCTGGGTGCTTATTGGTTTAGACCAAGAGGGGTAGATAATCGTTTTGAAGATGTGATGTTTAATGGTGTTTCGATGTCAAAAAATGATGACGGAAGAATCGACTTCAATAACTGGGGCGGCTTGAATGATGTAACAAGATATCCTTACGAAAATGTAGATAATATTACACCTTCAGAATATGCTTTTGGTAACTTGGGAGGTGTTGCTTATTACAATACCAGAGCTTCTTCTTACAGAAAACAAACTTCATTAGCATATTCATTTACCAACAGAAGTTATTTGCACAGAGCGATGGCCACTTATTCTTCAGGAATGAGCAAAAGCGGGTGGGCATTTACATTCTCTGGAAGCAGAAGATGGGGAGATAATGCAATTATTGATGGAGTTTATCAGGATGCTTATGCTTATTTTGCATCAGTTGAGAAAAAATTCAGCGAAAGACACTCTATTAACTTTACAGGCTTTGGATCTCCTACTTACAGAGCATCAAACTCTCCAAATACTCAGGAGGTTTATGATATTATGGGTAAAGATTACAACTCATATTGGGGATGGCAAGATGGTGAAAAAAGAAACTCGAGAATCAGAAAAGTATTCGAACCGATGTTTATGCTTACTGATTATTTAAAAATAGGTAAAAACTCAAACTGGATCAATACTGTTTCTTACCAAATCGGAAGCGATGCAAGAAGCAGACTAGACTGGTTCCACGCAGCAGATCCTAACCCTACTTATTACAGAAAATTACCGAGTTTTGGTAATTACACTGCAGACGAATTCAGAGCACAGTCACAAATAGACTGGAACAGCCTTTACAGTGCAAACTACCTTAACAATCAAAATATGGATGGCTCTCAAAGAGGTGCTGTTTATACCATTGTGGAAGATGTAAATAGAGATAAAACATTCAATTTTGCCTCTCACTTCGATACAAGATTGAAGGAAAACTGGAAATTAAATATCAATTTTAATTATCAGAATTTAAGATCAGATAATTTCAGAAGAGTTAAAGATTTATTGGGAGCAAATTTTGCATACAATCTTAATGCATTCAACAACGATGTGCAGTACAATACGGATGATGCAAATACAGAAGTAAGAGTAGGCGACAGAACACAGTATTCTTATGAGCTTTTGAAAGATCATTATTCATTAAATGTTTCGTCAGAAGTAGATTTCAATAAATTTAATGTTGTAGCATCTATCTTCAGTTCTTACTCACAATCTCAGCGAGAAGGTGATTACAGAAGCGGAATTATAGCTTTTAAAGATAATTCTAAAGGGAAAAGTAAGGTTTATGATGCTTTAGATGCAGGTATTAAAGGTAAAATTACCTATAAAATCAATGGTAAAAACTTCATCGTTTATAATGGTGCGTTCTTTAGCTTAGCTCCGACACTTAATGAATTGTACATCAACCCGAGAGCGGTAGATTATTTGACTCCCGGAGTTAAAAATCAGGTTATAAATTCGAATGACTTGAGTTACATAATGAGAGGGCAAGTTCTTAAACTAAGATTGTCAGCTTATTATACAACAATAAGCAACTCTACAGAAATTTCAAGATATTATGCTGCGGTAAGTAATGAAACAGGATCTGTAAATACTTTGATTAATGAGGCAATGAGCGGAGTTGATAAAAGATATATGGGAGCAGAACTAGGTTTTGATGTTAAAATTACTCCTACATTGAATGCGACTGGTGTTGCGAGTGTTGGGGAATATAAATACACAAATACACCACAAGTGTATTCATTTGATGATTTAAATAATTTCAGAAGCTACGGTTCTGCAAATATCAAGGATTATAAAGTTGCCGGTACTCCTCAAAAAGCATTTTCTTTAGGATTAAAATACAATTCGCCAAAATATTGGTGGGTAGGTGCCTCAGCAAATTATTTGATGGATCAGTATCTTGATTTCTCAGCATTAAATAAAACGGCTGCTATGTACACCAATCCGTTAACGAATGATCCTTACGAGGGAGTTACTCCGGAGATTATTCAGCAGTTAACAAGACAGACCAAATTTGATGATCAGTTTATGCTGAATGCCAATGCAGGGAAATCTTTCCTTATCGGTAAATACAGAATGGGGATCAGTGTATCAGTAAATAATATTTTGAATAACAGAAATTATGTGACTGGAGGTTTTGAGCAAGGTAGAGCTGCGAATTTTCCGCAAGTTCTTGAAGAGTCTCAGAGACAAACACCTTATTTCGGACCAAAACTTTGGTATGATAGAGGAACAACATTCTTTACAAATGTTTATTTAAGATTCTAAAACAAAACAACTATGAAAAAATATAATTCTATTCTAAAATATATTTTCGTGATGATTGCAGCGTTGGTAATTACCGGTTGTGTACACGATGATAAATATAACGAGCCCAATCTTGATGGGTATCAATGTGCAGATCTTACTGCAACAATGACGCTTACTCAACTGAGAGCAAAATACGCTTCTACGGCAACTACAGCTTTTGTTTTTCCAGATGATTCAAAAGATGTAATAGAAGGATATGTTTCGTCTACGGATGAAACAGGAAATATTTACAAAACAATTTATATTCAGGATAAACCTGAAAATCCTACACAAGGGTTTGTCATCAGTGTAGATGCTGTA from Chryseobacterium indoltheticum encodes the following:
- a CDS encoding TonB-dependent receptor; its protein translation is MIKKLSLISLFTLLPASYYYAQTTVFAYIKGQDGKPVERAEVDLEQSVDDVTADKIGYFQFVDLKPGHYLITVTKPNFESKVLEFDVTADEKRKDLGVIVLDNSLGTDAGVVVIDDSATDTEDGGSAMQPTVGLLSSGRDAFQNVSAFELGAYWFRPRGVDNRFEDVMFNGVSMSKNDDGRIDFNNWGGLNDVTRYPYENVDNITPSEYAFGNLGGVAYYNTRASSYRKQTSLAYSFTNRSYLHRAMATYSSGMSKSGWAFTFSGSRRWGDNAIIDGVYQDAYAYFASVEKKFSERHSINFTGFGSPTYRASNSPNTQEVYDIMGKDYNSYWGWQDGEKRNSRIRKVFEPMFMLTDYLKIGKNSNWINTVSYQIGSDARSRLDWFHAADPNPTYYRKLPSFGNYTADEFRAQSQIDWNSLYSANYLNNQNMDGSQRGAVYTIVEDVNRDKTFNFASHFDTRLKENWKLNINFNYQNLRSDNFRRVKDLLGANFAYNLNAFNNDVQYNTDDANTEVRVGDRTQYSYELLKDHYSLNVSSEVDFNKFNVVASIFSSYSQSQREGDYRSGIIAFKDNSKGKSKVYDALDAGIKGKITYKINGKNFIVYNGAFFSLAPTLNELYINPRAVDYLTPGVKNQVINSNDLSYIMRGQVLKLRLSAYYTTISNSTEISRYYAAVSNETGSVNTLINEAMSGVDKRYMGAELGFDVKITPTLNATGVASVGEYKYTNTPQVYSFDDLNNFRSYGSANIKDYKVAGTPQKAFSLGLKYNSPKYWWVGASANYLMDQYLDFSALNKTAAMYTNPLTNDPYEGVTPEIIQQLTRQTKFDDQFMLNANAGKSFLIGKYRMGISVSVNNILNNRNYVTGGFEQGRAANFPQVLEESQRQTPYFGPKLWYDRGTTFFTNVYLRF